The Oncorhynchus kisutch isolate 150728-3 linkage group LG10, Okis_V2, whole genome shotgun sequence region tttttttttacaaggctTCTCCTTGCTCTTTTCCTTGTTCAGGCGTAAGCAACAGAAATCCGCACCGCTTGAtgtcaacactgactgactgactgacttctgCTACTCCTTGGTGACATGTTGTAATGCACTGACTACAGCGTGGTGGGGGAAAATACAAGCAGTCAAGTCCGATATTTCCTGATATTTCTCACAAAGGGTTGGTAAAGCACTGTGAGGACTTGGGAATGAAAAGTATGACAGAAGTTTCTCATTAACGATATTTCACCTGTACAACTCAACTGTGGGCTCACCTGGTGATTTCATAACCTTTTGCTCTAGACTGACCTCTAGTGGGTATTCTATAACTACAGAGTTCCATGGAGTTCCATAAGAAAGATCACTAATAAAaaaagcaatgttttttttgtgttttttttgttgcttttcacCAGGGGCACAACATTCACAACCCCCACCAGGGGCACAACATTCACAACCCCCACCAGGGGCACAACATTCACAACCCCCACCAGGGGCACAACATTCACAACCCCCACCAGGGGCACAACATTCACAACCCCCACCAGGGGCACAACATTCACAACCCCCACCAGGGGCACAACATTCACAACCCCCACCAGGGGCACAACATTCACAACCCCCACCAGGGGCACAACATTCACAACCCCCACCAGGGGCACAACATTCACAACCCCCACCAGGGGCACAACATTCACAACCCCCACCAGGGGCACAACATTCACAACCCCCACCAGGGGCACAACATTCACAACCCCCACCAGGGGCACAACATTCACAACCCCCACCAGGGGCACAACATTCACAACCCCCACCAGGGGCACAACATTCACAACCCTCACCAGAGGCACAACATTCACAACCCCCACCAGGGGCACAACATTCACAACCCCCACCAGGGGCACAACATTCACAACCCCCACCAGGGGCACAACATTCACAACCCCCACCAGGGGCACAACATTCACAACCCCCACCAGGGGCACAACATTCACAACCCCCACCAGGGGCACAACATTCACAACCCCCACCAGGGGCACAACATTCACAACCCCCACCAGGGGCACAACATTCACAACCCCCACCAGGGGCACAACATTCACAACCCCCACCAGGGGCACAACATTCACAACCCCCACCAGGGGCACAACATTCACAACCCCCACCAGGGGCACAACATTCACAACCCCCACCAGGGGCACAACATTCACAACCCCCACCAGGGGCACAACATTCACAACCCTCACCAGAGGCACAACATTCACAACCCCCACCAGGGGCGCaacccccacattctgaaattgcatttttgtcccccccatcTCCacacagttttatcattggaatgtaatacaaaacgaggcaactgtgtgctttaggaccatgcagacgcATCCAAGCGGTCGGgcaggctgtttggagtgtttatctgactgaaaaaaaatatatatatatatatttaaaaaatgatgcctccccccacttctaaaaccaaagttgcacccgTGCTTTTCACTATCATAAAACAGTCAATAAACATGATTGTGTGCTCCATAATTTTATATTTGCATAGAGTATTTAACCTATGAATAAATTAGTTATTTATTACTAAAGTTGTGAGAAATTAAGATTTGAAGGAAGGCTTCCTATCTGCAAAGTTCAAAGGTACATCTCAGAATATCTTATACAGTGTGGGACCCTCCCCCATTTCACACTTTATGCATGCAATCCACCCCCATTGTTAGGAACCTCTCCTCATCTTTACTCTACCTGTAGCCATGCCAACGGAATCAGGGGTAGGAGTAAACTACTTGTAACTCACAACTTGCTGATGTTGTTCATCTACACAATGGTATTATTTCTGTGGAATATTGTCTAAACCTCCCGTTTTGATAAACTCAAGCATGTGTAACTGTtttgcttctgtccctctccttgccccccCCTACCTGGCCTCGAACCAggaaccctctgcacacatctctcaacagtcaccctcgaagcatcgttacctatcgctccacaaaagccacggcccttgcagagcaaggggaacaactacttcaaggtctcagagcgagtgacgtctccgatcgaaacgctattagcgcgcactacCGCTAacgagctagccatttcacatcgtttACACATGCAGTGGATTTGGAAGTTTGCAAAGAGAAAGCTAAAGATGGAGTGCACTGGTTAATTCTACCACAAGATCATGAACCAAGTAAGTTACAAAACTTCAAATATGGTATTTTATGTACTTTAAAAAGTTTATTGTAGAGACTGAGTATACCGAATGGCAAGAGTAGACCTAGCCCGGGAAATGCAATGTTTGGGTAAGTTTCTCTTGAGGATACACATTTATATGGGAGTAGTCTACCCAACCCCCCAGCCTACCCAAAGGCCGGCAGATGGTGATGAGTCGTTTTATATTATTTAGACCATCCAAAGGGAATGTATGCAgctaacaaatatatatatatatttatttaacctttttcaaatcaaatgttattcggcacatacacgtgattaacagatgttattgcgagtgtagcgaaatgctcgtgtttctagctccgacagtgccgTAATGACAAACAAAGtacacaacatatacacacaaatctaagtaggaatgaattaagactatatacatatgtaCGAACGATGTCAGAGCCaaacagactaagatacagtagaatagtatagaaataTACATATGAGTTGTGTAGTGCAAGATATGTAAGCCTTATTAAGTGGatgagataccgtagaatagtaaaGAAACATAACTagtttatttaattaggcaagtcagttaagaacaaattcttatgtacagtgacggcctacaccggccaaacccggacgtcgctgggccaattgtgctctaccctatgggactcccaatcacggccggttgtgacacagcctggaactTTTTTTAACGTCACAAACATGATGCATCCCGGAAGGCGTGCGTTGTTTGGATTCTGAACGGTCAGATAGCTAACAACAATGACAATAAGCTACCATGTGGGGACTTGTAGGTGGCTGGTTTCAGCTTGTTATTTATTCCGTGTCTTGTTTTGagatgttttgactgatttcatgtctatgctaatatggcaaaaaaCATTTGCTAgatagctaaccaacaactgtaaatatgtatttgagagacaacaagttcTCATTGTGCAAATATATTTATGTTTTCCAAAATTtttggagactaaatatagtttacgTGTTGTCATAACCAAATCccatctgttttgccccatagttgcgcacGTGTCGGTTTTGTGGATAAACAACCAACCCAATACTATgaagcaagctagatctactcaggtttttataaagctagccagcttcaTTCAGTTAGCTTCAAATTCCAGATCAGGCTTCATCCGTACTACGAAGGCGGATATTGCTTGTCCGCCTGCAGCTAACTTTATCAGGCTTGTGACTGCTCATGCATGTTGCACGTGGCTAGTCGAACACCGAACTCTCCGAAACACCGAAACGTCAATACATGGGCGAGTCAGTGGCACAATTTAATTTGTgccaaaataaaatataaaatttatcttgcaaattcagcaggctatggtgtgaaatGGGCTTGTTGAAGTGCCTTTTTAGAATGActaattaattaataataatcTTTGATGTGCTTATCAGACAGCCCCTTTTATTTCTCAACtcaattaggaaggtgttcataatgtttggtatactccgtGTATATACAGGCAGTTTGTAGGACTGGTAGCAGATAAAGACCGACTCTGATGCAGTTCTTGAGGAGAGACGACCACACAGGCTCCGATGCAGTTCTTGGGGAGAGACGACCACACAGGATTTGTGTATATCTCGCCAGTCAAGGACgaccaggggcctgttgcacaaaactaggataagggattaagccaggatatcttggtgatcctggctcaattgatccgtaatccggttgcactaaagatggatagggggcaggaggatatgttatggtataaattaccatggagatttattctgtggagctagcctgctccagaccaggctaaattccaggatctatttaatctcatccctaatgtcagtcagcagtcaccacaaatggaaaccaatagttatttcactgctcactatacattgttatcacatataactagacccactgttattatttaaatgtttgtgatcattaatttcaatgattttggataaaaaatgatttttagatgatgttgctatcattagatcatttacagtttcccatagacgataaggctatatatatataatgatagaatattaaaaaaaaacacaagtcataatattgtaaccagttgttttaaaggaggacagttgttaaaatgacagatgtggggcatttcgtgaaattgtacttcagtatggtttcataaaagacatgctgatgtgccagaatattaagtatcacattgtcataagtatcaaaactgtaaaaacaatatgtagcttttctgcagaaagaaccagcctcataaatttatgacttgatcctttttcttcagtgtggccctagtactctgtcatataaacaaatacacattccatatgaatataaaaacacaatgtgtaacattatgttcctttattgaataaggacaaaacaaagcaggtaaaccatcagctcctttcgaaactgaagtcacagtgactctacaagatggaaagcacagaatccaagcatattatacaaaatgatacatacacattcaaaggtctgtatataacacaccctgcatgtctgcacactaaaataaatgcaggacaaatccatacacatcaactgaacaggcaaatgaatggatgcagtagcctccctgcagccttgtattacacacagtataccgcacaaacatcataagaagccaaattcgtcaaaaaacgaacccaaaaaaaaccaaattcctctgccaccgcaggacatatttaaccaaaattgaaagcacacatacgaactaaaataattcaacacatattggtccctcagcagccgaccactgtcgtcatcagggaagattgccggattgtcccagtccatggctggtggcactctgggggccctctccttcctcaggcaggccacattgtggaggacagcacaagccacagtaatatcacatgccctaacagggctgacccttaatttgtgaaggcagtgaaagcgtgccttcaggaggccaaaggtcatttcaactctggccctggtcctggcatgggcatggttgtaggcctgctgtgcttcctgggggtctgtgaaaggtgtcagg contains the following coding sequences:
- the LOC116375760 gene encoding histidine-rich glycoprotein-like → MTEGHNIHNPHQGHNIHNPHQGHNIHNPHQGHNIHNPHQGHNIHNPHQGHNIHNPHQGHNIHNPHQGHNIHNPHQGHNIHNPHQGHNIHNPHQGHNIHNPHQGHNIHNPHQGHNIHNPHQGHNIHNPHQGHNIHNPHQGHNIHNPHQRHNIHNPHQGHNIHNPHQGHNIHNPHQGHNIHNPHQGHNIHNPHQGHNIHNPHQGHNIHNPHQGHNIHNPHQGHNIHNPHQGHNIHNPHQGHNIHNPHQGHNIHNPHQGHNIHNPHQGHNIHNPHQGHNIHNPHQSFIIGM